From Oncorhynchus mykiss isolate Arlee chromosome 6, USDA_OmykA_1.1, whole genome shotgun sequence, the proteins below share one genomic window:
- the LOC110526959 gene encoding protein phosphatase 1 regulatory subunit 3E-like encodes METEAVRSVVVMLPPKNCLPRNYSCIAGLFGSLTADPRLEDEEGMELNGASEPIEMHHVVDERPRGRESFLKPPQSPNLRRRCKSLPSPIERAKLEISRSRSPCSQKKVRFADSLGLELTSVKHFNDTDMPDVPERIMARFDRGPLHLNPFDKFPRAPTTQSSFMELQFKNPGTVPGFTEKVKEVKVLLECAEADEFSLSGVVRVLNMAFEKSVYLRFSINNWITFMDSLTSYVPESSDGVTDKFSFKIITPTTFLESGGTFQFAIRYCVGGDEYWDNNNGFNYKVRRHRFKISPPREWEDGWIHFI; translated from the coding sequence ATGGAAACCGAGGCTGTGCGCTCTGTCGTGGTCATGCTACCTCCCAAGAACTGCCTCCCGAGGAACTACAGCTGCATAGCTGGGTTGTTCGGGAGCTTGACAGCAGACCCGAGATTAGAAGACGAAGAGGGGATGGAGCTGAACGGAGCAAGCGAGCCCATCGAGATGCACCATGTGGTGGATGAGAGACCAAGAGGACGGGAATCCTTCCTCAAACCCCCGCAGAGTCCGAACCTGCGCCGCAGGTGCAAGTCTCTGCCGAGCCCCATAGAGAGAGCGAAGCTTGAGATCTCCCGCAGCCGGAGTCCCTGCAGCCAGAAAAAGGTCCGTTTCGCCGACTCTCTGGGTCTGGAGCTCACCTCTGTGAAGCACTTTAATGACACAGACATGCCCGATGTGCCGGAGCGCATAATGGCGAGATTCGACAGGGGTCCCCTCCATCTGAACCCATTTGACAAGTTCCCCAGGGCACCGACCACCCAGTCTAGTTTTATGGAGCTGCAATTCAAGAACCCCGGGACTGTACCAGGCTTTACTGAGAAAGTGAAAGAAGTTAAAGTGTTGTTGGAGTGTGCTGAAGCCGACGAGTTCAGTCTGTCGGGCGTCGTGCGGGTTTTGAACATGGCTTTCGAGAAAAGTGTCTATTTGAGGTTCTCAATCAACAACTGGATAACCTTCATGGACAGTCTGACATCATATGTCCCCGAATCAAGCGACGGTGTGACAGACAAATTCTCCTTTAAGATAATCACCCCAACAACGTTTCTGGAGAGCGGAGGCACATTCCAGTTTGCTATAAGATACTGCGTTGGTGGAGATGAGTATTGGGACAATAATAACGGGTTCAACTACAAAGTGCGACGCCACAGGTTTAAGATTTCCCCACCCCGTGAGTGGGAGGATGGCTGGATTCACTTCATCTAA
- the LOC110526960 gene encoding ATM interactor, which yields MAASASGKAYRNDNASTGSQKCTEEPPAPTREIIKPSIMELTKEVRTNILCTVEGCGKILPNTPALNMHLVKSHRVKDGLVNPTIRKDMKGSQKLYCCPIEGCPRGPNRPFSQFSLVKQHFMKMHAEKKHKCSKCNNGYSTEWDLRRHIEDCGRTYCCTCGCPYASRAALLSHIYRTGHEVPTEHRYPPVKKRKMERQISGEEKVKPSEFMCQIIKTDRELSEDSLPSDRVCHNNPPKHLQKLLLPKPKVALVNFPVMQLAHLPVLLPSTESGVLRSVVLAVDSQGSFSTLHLMPQSMGAMVPHLDPKTLGFRGSTPASRSSLGPVSMGVQVSLESLGSGDDLGGTRGSNTSTNIQTDISYLSRMPMGVGVGTEMCPVGESSVSSCSQTDISVSAQVLLPVSVETQTFPSKAKATTTIGAQTDTHTLNQLPCPYSSPSQSPYITKQTQTRLALAGSEERAQMDQAIMCSDLFDSYSLSVSTQTALTDGSFRTHGVDDPLSGVGNGLYDNDKSAGGMCFGVQTDDLQSGSVADNQTQTTLALFNDLENIFSGHSLSGHQTQMDSSTGCGSGLGSVQEQHTGIDFDFEEFLNAAHIQTQTEESELSGLGADTPLEVLDIQTQTDFLLLEGLGNSEGPGRSQASDLELEMFDTQTQTDLNFLLKAGGHMPLGDILRQSSFSMSTDSSDTETQTDLHRPLTPTPNSNTLPSVSQGDQARLLSSTETQTVTDASSEGLGNLFLTSNETQTVMDDFLSADMAWNMESHFSSVETQTCEELFALSAL from the exons ATGGCTGCCTCTGCGTCCGGGAAAGCATACCGAAACGATAACGCTTCCACGGGCAGTCAAAAATGCACGGAAGAGCCCCCTGCACCGACGCGGGAGATAATCAAACCGTCTATCATGGAGCTCACCAAAGAAGTGCGGACCAATATCCTATGCACCGTAGAAGGATGTGGCAAGATTCTACCGAACACGCCAGCCCTGAACATGCATCTCGTGAAGTCCCACAGAGTAAAG GACGGCCTTGTCAACCCCACCATCAGGAAGGACATGAAGGGCTCCCAGAAGCTCTACTGTTGTCCCATAGAGGGCTGTCCACGAGGCCCCAACAGACCCTTCTCCCAGTTTTCCCTGGTTAAACAG CACTTTATGAAAATGCATGCAGAGAAGAAGCACAAGTGTTCCAAGTGCAACAACGGCTACAGCACAGAGTGGGACCTGAGGCGCCACATAGAGGACTGTGGGAGGACCTACTGCTGCACGTGTGGCTGCCCCTACGCCAGCAGAGCAGCGCTACTGTCACATATCTACAGGACCGGCCACGAGGTCCCCACAGAACACCG GTATCCACCAGTGAAAAAGCggaagatggagagacagataaGTGGAGAGGAAAAAGTCAAGCCCAGTGAATTCATGTGTCAGATCATAAAAACAGACAGAGAACTTTCAGAGGACTCCCTCCCTTCAGACAGGGTCTGCCACAACAACCCCCCTAAACACCTCCAGAAACTCCTCCTACCCAAGCCCAAAGTGGCTCTGGTGAATTTCCCTGTGATGCAGTTGGCCcatctccctgtcctcctcccctccacagaGAGCGGGGTTCTGAGGTCTGTGGTGCTGGCTGTGGACAGCCAGGGCTCCTTCAGCACCCTCCACCTCATGCCCCAGTCCATGGGGGCCATGGTGCCTCACCTGGACCCTAAGACCCTGGGCTTCAGGGGCAGCACGCCTGCCTCCCGCTCCAGTCTGGGGCCTGTCAGCATGGGGGTGCAGGTAAGTCTGGAGTCATTGGGCTCTGGCGATGACCTAGGAGGGACCAGGGGGAGCAATACCTCCACCAACATCCAGACAGACATCTCATACTTGTCCAGGATGCCTATGGGGGTCGGGGTGGGGACGGAGATGTGCCCCGTTGGTGAGTCGTCGGTCTCCTCGTGTTCTCAGACAGATATTAGTGTGAGTGCTCAGGTCCTGCTGCCGGTCAGTGTAGAGACCCAGACGTTCCCCTCGAAGGCCAAAGCCACCACCACCATCGGGGCGCAGACAGATACCCACACCCTCAACCAGCTGCCCTGCCCCTATTCCTCCCCATCCCAGTCCCCCTACATTACCAAGCAGACCCAGACCAGACTCGCCCTGGCTGGGTCAGAAGAGAGGGCTCAGATGGACCAGGCCATCATGTGCTCAGACCTCTTCGACAGTTACTCCCTCAGTGTCTCAACACAGACGGCACTGACAGACGGAAGCTTCAGAACCCACGGTGTAGACGACCCCCTCTCCGGTGTCGGTAACGGTCTCTATGACAACGACAAGTCAGCAGGAGGCATGTGTTTTGGCGTGCAGACAGACGATCTCCAGTCGGGCAGCGTGGCGGACAACCAAACCCAGACCACCTTGGCTCTGTTCAACGACTTGGAGAATATCTTTTCAGGTCACTCTCTGTCCGGTCACCAGACGCAGATGGATTCTTCAACAGGCTGTGGGTCAGGTCTGGGCTCTGTTCAGGAACAGCACACGGGCATCGACTTTGACTTTGAGGAATTCCTGAACGCGGCCCACATCCAGACCCAGACGGAGGAGAGCGAGCTGAGCGGTCTGGGGGCCGACACACCCCTGGAGGTCCTGGATATCCAAACCCAGACAGACTTCCTCCTCCTGGAGGGCCTGGGAAACAGTGAGGGGCCGGGCCGGAGCCAGGCCAGCGACCTGGAACTGGAGATGTTTGACACCCAGACCCAGACGGACCTCAACTTCCTGCTGAAAGCCGGAGGCCACATGCCACTGGGCGACATTCTGCGACAGTCCAGCTTCTCCATGAGCACAGACTCCTCTGACACTGAGACACAGACCGACCTCCACCGACCGCTGACACCAACACCAAACTCCAACACCCTTCCCTCTGTGTCCCAGGGTGACCAGGCCAGGCTCTTGAGCAGCACGGAGACTCAGACGGTGACCGACGCATCTTCTGAGGGCCTCGGAAACCTCTTCCTGACCAGCAACGAGACCCAGACAGTCATGGACGACTTCCTGTCAGCTGACATGGCCTGGAACATGGAGTCCCACTTCAGCTCGGTGGAAACGCAAACGTGTGAGGAGTTGTTTGCTCTTTCAGCACTCTGA
- the si:ch73-103b9.2 gene encoding uncharacterized protein C16orf46 homolog → MDKFKEWDQAPVEVAEDRSVAVEYTGWDQSCQLPNRGHVDALLDISDDTSSKEQEPFEFLCLSGWEEAIRGWGRTTPLGCLVQTQRRGKRVKTGDTDHHCHLCVDLVKLSDPPDSESSLTHSPESFWDSTLDPWAKTSPTSLGDFLNRPYSHTSSISSEESPPESFRDLQKATQQLTLRDKMMEDKGEVCEISDSLLGLAPSQGHHHSASECPMTLIINSFAVLPPVKASQPRHPKVTSQLRRGEAGPGRSASDGETAEAGSDGVTPAWESGGGVESQQSRHLLSAFSIPVPKRCDMPLSTLSDPLPRATYPLDRHLRQDPRTSSAHRLYFGLKTKILKRAEPQLPILFGTRVPIPASAQRLL, encoded by the exons ATGGACAAATTCAAGGAATGGGATCAGGCGCCTGTAGAAGTGGCTGAAGACAGAAGTGTGGCAGTCGAGTACACAGGATGGGACCAGAGCTGCCAACTACCCAACAGGGGCCATGTCGATGCCCTTTTGGATATCAGCGATGATACCTCATCCAAAGAGCAGGAGCCATTtgagtttctctgtctctccggATGGGAGGAAGCT ATCCGGGGCTGGGGTAGAACTACTCCACTTGGCTGCCTGGTTCAGacccagaggagaggaaagagggtcAAGACTGGAGACACAGACCACCACTGCCACCTGTGTGTGGACCTCGTGAAGCTCTCGGACCCCCCTGACTCTGAATCCAGTTTAACCCACTCCCCTGAGTCCTTCTGGGACTCCACCCTGGACCCATGGGCGAAAACCTCCCCCACAAGCCTGGGAGACTTCCTGAACAGACCCTACAGTCACACCTCTAGCATCTCTTCAGAGGAGTCCCCACCAGAGTCCTTCAGGGACCTTCAGAAAGCCACACAGCAACTGACACTCCGAGACAAGATGATGGAGGACAAGGGTGAGGTGTGTGAGATCAGTGACTCACTGCTGGGCTTGGCCCCCTCGCAGGGTCACCACCACTCAGCCTCAGAGTGTCCCATGACGCTGATCATCAACAGCTTCGCCGTCCTACCGCCCGTGAAGGCCTCCCAGCCCAGACACCCTAAGGTCACCAGCCAGCTCCGGAGGGGGGAGGCTGGACCGGGACGCAGCGCCTCAGACGGGGAGACCGCAGAGGCTGGGTCAGACGGTGTCACGCCTGCCTGGGAGAGCGGAGGAGGTGTGGAGAGCCAGCAGAGCCGCCACCTGTTGTCTGCATTCAGCATCCCTGTCCCCAAGAGATGTGACATGCCCCTCAGCACACTGTCAGATCCTCTACCCCGTGCCACCTACCCCCTGGACAGACACCTCAGACAGGATCCCCGGACCAGCAGTGCTCATAGACTCTACTTTGGACTGAAGACTAAGATTCTGAAGCGTGCAGAGCCACAACTGCCCATTCTGTTTGGAACCAGGGTGCCCATCCCAGCCTCTGCACAGAGACTACTCTGA